The following proteins come from a genomic window of Limosilactobacillus reuteri:
- a CDS encoding glycoside-pentoside-hexuronide (GPH):cation symporter: MDTKIDTAKSKQHVARSRFAYSMGAFGHDVFYALLSTYFIMYVTGHLFNSSNKAFNNHMVLWVTSIIAVLRIVELLVDPLIGNAIDRTNTRWGKFKPWVVGGGIISAIILAILFTPMGGLSLSNPYLYLLIFAILYIIMDIFYSFNDVAFWSMIPALSFDSHKRDKIATFARVGSTVGGNIVGFVIMPMVLFFSANQNGGTGDDRGWFIFAAIAAAVAAITAVGVGLGTHEEKSLLRENKEQTKLKDVYKIIVKNDQLFAIALSYLFYTTGITLVNSMELYYFTYILGDSRAFSILGGLNTVIGVISVLTFPLFTGKISRRKLFYGSVSLLFLGLLIFAFAGKSLILVLVGAELFFIPQPLVFLVVLMTITDSVEYGQLKLGHRDESLTLSVRPLLDKFAGAVSGWIIGPTTIIAGMTAGATAATVTAAGAAKFKLVMFVAPAILILISVFIFAKKVKLDEKMHAKIVAELEKTWGDHLEDADSDNPQTASVSTPQPGVTDITSPVAGTLVNLKDVNDENFASGNMGKGFAIKPSDGKVIAPFSGTVRATFSTRHAIGLESDNGIMLLIHVGIDTVKLRGTGFISYFDKDQHFDKGDELMEFWDPAIKKAGLDDTVMVTVTNSKDFDIKLLKDAGEKVTTTDIVMEVSKK; this comes from the coding sequence ATGGATACAAAAATTGATACTGCAAAAAGTAAACAGCATGTTGCCCGTTCCCGTTTTGCCTATTCAATGGGAGCCTTCGGGCATGATGTCTTTTATGCTTTACTTTCAACGTATTTCATTATGTATGTTACTGGACACTTATTCAATTCTAGTAACAAAGCATTCAACAATCACATGGTTCTATGGGTTACATCAATTATCGCTGTGTTACGAATTGTGGAGTTGCTAGTTGACCCATTAATTGGGAACGCAATTGATCGTACTAACACACGTTGGGGTAAATTTAAGCCGTGGGTTGTCGGTGGTGGAATCATTTCAGCAATTATTTTAGCTATCTTATTCACACCAATGGGCGGTTTAAGTCTTTCTAATCCTTACCTATACCTATTGATCTTTGCTATTTTATATATCATTATGGATATCTTCTATTCATTTAATGATGTTGCCTTTTGGTCAATGATTCCTGCGCTATCATTCGATTCCCATAAACGTGATAAAATAGCTACTTTTGCGCGGGTTGGTTCTACTGTTGGAGGAAATATTGTTGGTTTTGTTATTATGCCAATGGTTTTATTCTTCTCGGCAAATCAAAATGGCGGTACCGGTGATGATCGTGGTTGGTTTATTTTTGCCGCAATTGCCGCTGCTGTTGCTGCTATTACTGCTGTTGGTGTCGGGCTTGGTACTCATGAAGAAAAGTCATTGCTTCGTGAAAACAAAGAACAAACTAAACTAAAAGACGTTTATAAAATTATTGTCAAAAATGACCAATTATTCGCTATAGCTCTCTCATACCTATTCTATACAACAGGAATTACATTAGTTAACAGTATGGAGCTTTACTACTTTACTTATATTTTAGGTGATTCAAGGGCTTTCTCTATTCTAGGTGGATTAAACACTGTTATTGGTGTTATTTCCGTTCTTACTTTCCCTCTCTTTACTGGTAAAATTAGTCGGCGTAAATTATTTTACGGTTCAGTTTCATTACTTTTCCTCGGCTTATTAATCTTTGCATTTGCTGGTAAATCACTCATTTTAGTTTTAGTTGGTGCAGAATTATTCTTCATTCCACAACCACTAGTATTTTTAGTTGTTTTAATGACTATTACTGATTCTGTTGAATATGGTCAACTAAAATTAGGACATCGTGACGAATCACTTACATTATCAGTTCGTCCACTGCTAGATAAGTTCGCTGGTGCTGTTTCTGGATGGATTATTGGACCAACTACTATTATTGCTGGAATGACTGCTGGTGCGACTGCAGCAACAGTTACTGCTGCAGGTGCTGCTAAGTTTAAGCTAGTAATGTTCGTAGCCCCTGCTATCTTGATCCTCATTAGTGTATTTATCTTTGCAAAAAAGGTTAAACTTGATGAAAAGATGCACGCCAAGATCGTTGCTGAACTTGAAAAGACTTGGGGAGATCACCTTGAAGATGCTGACAGCGACAACCCACAAACAGCATCTGTTTCCACCCCACAACCTGGTGTTACTGATATTACATCACCAGTTGCCGGTACACTTGTTAACTTAAAGGACGTTAACGATGAAAACTTCGCTTCTGGTAACATGGGTAAAGGATTCGCTATAAAACCATCTGATGGTAAAGTAATCGCTCCATTTAGCGGAACAGTACGAGCAACCTTCTCTACTCGTCACGCAATCGGGCTGGAATCCGATAATGGTATTATGTTACTGATCCACGTTGGTATTGATACCGTTAAGCTTCGTGGTACTGGATTCATTAGTTACTTTGATAAGGATCAACACTTTGATAAAGGTGACGAATTAATGGAATTCTGGGACCCGGCAATCAAAAAAGCTGGTCTTGATGATACTGTCATGGTAACCGTTACTAACAGTAAAGACTTTGATATTAAATTATTGAAGGATGCTGGTGAAAAGGTAACTACTACTGATATCGTCATGGAAGTTAGTAAAAAGTAA
- a CDS encoding universal stress protein, which yields MDQEYQNILVPVDDSQESEFALRRAIAIAKRNGAHIDILNVIDTRAMAYNFAGMSDGSIAYQLVDKSKQYLDELLKNAKDKDGFDNLDIHIRLGNPKTIISFDFPRDHHNDMIIIGASGLSRMQRAVMGSVTSYVKRNAPVDVLVVRTDVDQVK from the coding sequence ATGGATCAAGAATATCAAAACATCCTAGTTCCAGTTGATGATTCTCAGGAATCAGAATTTGCATTACGCCGTGCGATTGCAATTGCAAAGCGTAATGGTGCTCATATAGATATTTTAAATGTAATCGATACACGAGCAATGGCTTATAATTTTGCTGGTATGTCAGATGGAAGTATTGCCTATCAATTAGTTGATAAATCAAAGCAATACCTTGATGAATTGTTGAAAAATGCCAAGGATAAGGATGGCTTTGATAATCTTGATATCCACATTCGTCTTGGTAATCCAAAGACAATTATTTCGTTTGACTTCCCTCGTGACCACCACAACGACATGATTATTATTGGTGCTAGTGGATTATCACGGATGCAACGAGCCGTAATGGGTTCAGTTACGTCATACGTAAAGCGGAATGCGCCTGTTGATGTGCTGGTTGTTCGGACTGATGTAGATCAGGTTAAATAG
- a CDS encoding Lrp/AsnC family transcriptional regulator yields MDKIDRKIINLLQKNARASLKELSKECFISSPAIAARINKLERNGIITGYHTSVNMEKINFHVKAFIQVQLEPRQKQEFYPYIQQIPNVIECNCVTGDYSEIMEVVFPSTTDLDNFINTIQQRFGKTSTQIVFSTSVDHRGVKLVPAKDTVNSEEE; encoded by the coding sequence ATGGACAAGATCGATAGGAAGATTATTAATCTTCTTCAAAAAAACGCCCGTGCTTCTTTGAAAGAACTCTCTAAAGAATGTTTTATCTCATCACCAGCAATTGCGGCGCGAATCAATAAACTTGAACGAAATGGGATTATCACTGGCTATCATACAAGTGTTAACATGGAAAAAATTAACTTTCATGTTAAAGCTTTTATTCAGGTGCAACTCGAGCCACGACAAAAGCAAGAATTTTATCCCTACATCCAACAAATTCCCAATGTAATTGAATGTAACTGTGTAACTGGTGATTATTCTGAAATTATGGAAGTTGTTTTTCCTTCTACCACGGATCTAGATAACTTCATTAATACTATTCAACAACGGTTTGGAAAAACAAGTACACAAATCGTATTTAGTACAAGCGTGGATCACCGGGGAGTTAAGTTAGTACCAGCAAAAGATACTGTTAATTCAGAAGAAGAGTAA
- a CDS encoding cation:dicarboxylase symporter family transporter, producing the protein MKRYRFGRLSMGWQIMIGLALGIICGLIFYQNKGAITVMQSLGTIFIRLIQMIVMPIVVSCLTVGIANIGDIRKLGRIGGKTLIYFEVLTTIALILGIVMANITHPGSFIDIHKLHATDISQYMSTAKSAEHNSGFWPLILSIIPTNIFKSMSDGDMMPVILFSVLFGLGIAAVGEKAKILIDVLNAVSEVMFKVTNWVMKFAPIGVFGLIGMTIAEMGISALLPLGLFILIAYVTMLIFIIVVLGITAHIFHLRYWKTMRAILDEIVLAFTTASSEVTLPRLMKKTHEMGVSKGITAFVIPTGYTFNLDGSAIYQSLAAIFLAQAYGLHLSISHQITLLVVLMITSKGMAGVPGASFVVLLASVSTIGVPMAGLTFIAGIDRFVDMGRTAVNVVGNSIATLVIGESEGALDREKYNAYLDNYGKEKTPTETDAEAE; encoded by the coding sequence GTGAAGCGATATCGTTTCGGACGCCTTAGTATGGGCTGGCAAATTATGATTGGGCTAGCCCTTGGTATTATTTGTGGATTAATTTTCTATCAAAATAAGGGTGCCATCACTGTTATGCAGAGCTTAGGAACAATATTTATCCGGCTGATTCAAATGATCGTAATGCCAATTGTTGTTTCTTGCTTGACTGTCGGAATTGCTAATATTGGTGATATTAGAAAGTTAGGACGGATTGGTGGAAAAACATTAATTTATTTTGAAGTTTTAACCACGATTGCGTTGATTTTAGGGATCGTAATGGCTAACATTACTCATCCAGGGTCGTTTATTGATATTCATAAACTTCATGCAACTGATATTTCGCAATATATGTCCACCGCAAAATCTGCAGAACATAATAGCGGATTTTGGCCATTAATTTTGTCGATTATTCCAACGAATATTTTTAAATCCATGTCTGATGGTGACATGATGCCTGTTATCCTGTTCTCGGTTCTCTTTGGATTAGGAATTGCAGCTGTGGGTGAAAAGGCTAAAATTTTAATTGACGTATTAAATGCAGTTTCAGAAGTTATGTTTAAAGTTACTAATTGGGTCATGAAGTTTGCACCAATTGGGGTCTTTGGTTTAATTGGAATGACAATCGCTGAAATGGGTATTAGCGCTTTGCTGCCATTAGGATTATTTATTTTGATTGCGTATGTGACAATGCTAATCTTTATTATTGTTGTCCTCGGTATTACTGCCCATATTTTCCATTTGCGTTATTGGAAGACGATGCGCGCTATCCTTGATGAGATTGTCTTGGCATTTACTACAGCTAGTTCAGAAGTTACGTTACCTCGCTTGATGAAAAAGACACACGAGATGGGGGTAAGCAAGGGAATTACAGCTTTTGTTATCCCAACCGGTTATACTTTTAATCTTGATGGATCTGCGATCTACCAATCATTAGCAGCGATCTTCTTAGCACAAGCATATGGTCTTCACCTTAGTATTTCTCATCAGATCACGTTGTTAGTAGTTTTGATGATTACTAGTAAGGGGATGGCTGGGGTTCCAGGTGCCTCCTTTGTTGTATTGCTTGCCAGTGTTTCTACAATTGGTGTGCCAATGGCTGGTTTGACATTTATTGCTGGAATTGATCGTTTCGTTGATATGGGACGAACTGCCGTAAACGTGGTTGGTAATTCAATTGCCACACTTGTTATCGGTGAATCCGAAGGTGCGCTTGACCGTGAAAAATATAATGCATATTTAGATAATTACGGAAAAGAGAAGACGCCAACAGAAACGGACGCTGAAGCTGAATAA
- a CDS encoding DedA family protein: MNAWITVFINQFGYFAIALLIALENVFPPLPSEIILTMSGFMTTTTSLSIIGVIIAATIGSLIGALILYVLGRQLTVNRLERLLGHRLFKLLGFHQDDAKKTVDWFNKHGAGGILYGRCIPVIRSLISIPAGIAQTSLGRFCLLTTIGSAIWNTLLVVLGAWVGQSWNKIVIIFNDYTTVAIIIMAVVCLYFAYRWYQKRIKK; the protein is encoded by the coding sequence ATGAACGCTTGGATAACGGTATTTATTAATCAGTTTGGTTATTTCGCGATTGCCTTATTAATTGCCCTTGAAAATGTCTTTCCACCGCTACCATCTGAAATTATCCTTACAATGAGCGGATTCATGACGACCACCACCTCTTTATCAATTATTGGGGTAATTATCGCCGCGACAATTGGCTCACTTATTGGGGCGCTTATTCTATATGTTCTCGGCCGCCAGTTAACTGTTAACCGCCTCGAACGTCTTCTCGGACATCGCTTATTTAAGCTTTTAGGCTTTCACCAAGATGATGCTAAAAAAACAGTCGATTGGTTTAATAAACATGGGGCAGGCGGTATTCTTTATGGCCGATGCATTCCCGTTATTCGCAGTTTAATCTCTATTCCTGCTGGGATCGCTCAAACTTCATTAGGAAGATTCTGCCTTCTCACTACTATCGGAAGCGCAATCTGGAATACACTACTTGTCGTTCTCGGCGCTTGGGTCGGCCAATCATGGAATAAGATTGTCATTATCTTCAACGATTACACGACTGTTGCTATTATCATCATGGCGGTCGTTTGCTTATACTTTGCTTATCGGTGGTATCAAAAAAGAATTAAAAAATAA
- a CDS encoding LacI family DNA-binding transcriptional regulator, translating to MAVTLHDIADKAGVSIATVSRILNNDVTLSVNEKTRQRVLATAEEFNYTKHKRARNNQVQRVAVVQWYSLTQELDDLYYMAIRMGIERAAQQQGLQTVPVYQNNMEEIPRDVTGIIAIGKFSDSQVQALRLVTSNIVFVDYDSLAAGYDCLVPDFENAVRSVISEFVSEGINDIGMLAGTEKTTDQQIVPDLRRFYFESNLRQQNLYHPEFIFAGNYTSMSGYKAMKKAIATLGDRMPHGIFVANDPMAVGALKAIQEAKINVPNRIALISFNDTAIVKYVYPSMSAVHVATDEMAHAAVDMMIKRLQNPNNDPCKTVVGTHLIKRQTTR from the coding sequence ATGGCAGTAACATTACATGATATCGCGGATAAAGCAGGGGTCTCTATTGCGACTGTATCGCGAATCTTAAATAATGATGTGACGCTTTCTGTAAATGAAAAGACACGTCAGCGAGTGTTAGCCACTGCCGAAGAGTTTAACTATACTAAGCATAAGCGAGCACGCAATAACCAAGTACAACGAGTAGCTGTTGTTCAATGGTATTCTCTTACGCAGGAATTGGATGATTTGTATTACATGGCGATTCGAATGGGAATCGAACGAGCAGCTCAACAACAGGGGCTACAGACGGTTCCGGTTTATCAAAATAATATGGAAGAAATTCCTCGCGATGTTACGGGCATCATCGCGATTGGAAAATTTAGTGATTCGCAAGTTCAAGCATTGCGGTTAGTAACTTCTAATATTGTGTTTGTTGATTACGATAGTTTGGCTGCTGGTTACGATTGCTTAGTGCCGGATTTTGAAAATGCGGTGCGGTCAGTCATTTCGGAATTTGTTAGTGAAGGGATTAACGATATCGGCATGCTAGCAGGAACAGAAAAGACAACGGACCAACAAATTGTTCCTGATTTACGGCGATTCTATTTTGAAAGTAACCTGCGTCAACAAAACCTTTATCATCCAGAATTTATATTTGCTGGCAACTACACCTCGATGTCAGGATATAAGGCGATGAAAAAGGCAATTGCGACGCTTGGTGACCGTATGCCGCATGGAATCTTTGTTGCCAATGATCCGATGGCGGTTGGCGCACTTAAAGCGATTCAAGAAGCCAAAATCAACGTTCCAAATCGAATTGCGCTGATTAGTTTTAACGATACGGCAATTGTTAAGTACGTTTATCCAAGTATGTCAGCAGTTCATGTTGCCACTGATGAAATGGCCCATGCCGCTGTTGATATGATGATTAAACGTTTGCAGAATCCGAATAATGATCCATGTAAGACAGTTGTTGGAACCCACTTGATCAAACGGCAAACAACCCGATAG
- a CDS encoding UDP-glucose--hexose-1-phosphate uridylyltransferase, with amino-acid sequence MKLMEKFADQVIASGTYEPLDRIYVLNKVRGFVGDEDVEAKDDEPVVSQLVDLAVKRCKIDDGQTAKEILNDQLYDLMTPTPSVVNHKFWEKYQQSPSTATDWFYNLCTSNDYVKVAAIKKNVVFDKPTKYGNLEITINLSKPEKDPKAIAVAAHDIAKKYPQCALCMENEGYKGRLGQAARSNHRIIRITVGGQRWGFQYSPYAYFHEHCIFLDSKHEPMKINRQTLINLVEIEKQFPDYFVGSNADLPIVGGSMLAHEHYQGGKHIFPMMKASIKKELHFAEYPAVDAGIVNWPMSDIRLTSTDTEQLIDLGTHIIKVWDQYSDESLNIKAFDVQTRHHTVTPIMHREGDKFVLDLVLRDNNTNDEYPLGIFHPHKKLWHIKKENIGLIEVMGRAILPARLKDELNEVKKFWLGAENKIADSHLSWAKEVQSRINLTADNVDEVMEQELANVFANVLENAGVFKDDAAGNEGWQRFVDALK; translated from the coding sequence ATGAAGTTAATGGAAAAGTTTGCTGACCAAGTGATTGCTAGTGGAACTTATGAACCACTCGACCGGATCTATGTCTTAAACAAGGTTCGGGGCTTTGTTGGTGATGAAGATGTTGAAGCTAAAGATGATGAACCGGTTGTTAGTCAACTCGTTGATCTAGCTGTTAAACGCTGCAAAATTGATGATGGTCAAACCGCTAAGGAAATTTTAAACGATCAGCTTTATGATTTGATGACCCCAACGCCATCAGTAGTCAATCATAAGTTCTGGGAAAAGTACCAACAATCTCCATCAACCGCGACTGATTGGTTCTATAACCTATGTACCAGCAACGACTATGTTAAAGTAGCTGCTATCAAGAAGAATGTTGTCTTTGATAAACCAACTAAGTACGGCAATCTTGAAATTACCATCAATCTTTCAAAGCCGGAAAAGGATCCCAAGGCAATTGCAGTGGCTGCTCATGATATCGCTAAGAAGTACCCACAATGTGCCCTTTGCATGGAGAATGAAGGTTACAAGGGACGCCTTGGACAAGCAGCACGAAGCAACCACCGTATTATTCGGATAACAGTAGGTGGGCAACGATGGGGATTCCAGTATTCACCATATGCTTACTTTCACGAACACTGTATCTTCCTCGATAGTAAGCACGAACCAATGAAGATTAATCGGCAAACTTTAATTAACTTGGTTGAAATCGAAAAGCAATTCCCAGACTATTTTGTTGGAAGTAATGCTGATTTACCAATTGTTGGTGGTTCAATGCTTGCTCATGAGCACTATCAAGGTGGGAAGCATATTTTCCCAATGATGAAAGCCTCCATTAAGAAAGAATTACACTTTGCTGAATATCCAGCTGTTGATGCGGGAATTGTTAACTGGCCAATGAGCGATATTCGTTTAACTAGCACAGATACTGAGCAACTAATTGATCTGGGTACACATATTATTAAGGTATGGGATCAATATAGTGATGAAAGTCTTAACATTAAAGCTTTTGATGTACAGACGCGGCACCATACTGTTACCCCTATCATGCATCGGGAGGGCGATAAGTTTGTTCTCGATTTAGTTTTGCGGGATAATAATACTAATGATGAATATCCACTTGGAATCTTCCACCCACATAAAAAACTATGGCACATTAAAAAGGAAAATATTGGTTTAATTGAAGTGATGGGTCGAGCAATCTTACCAGCGCGGCTCAAAGATGAATTAAATGAAGTCAAGAAGTTTTGGCTTGGCGCTGAAAATAAGATTGCAGATAGTCATCTTTCATGGGCAAAAGAAGTTCAGTCAAGGATTAATCTCACCGCGGATAATGTCGATGAGGTTATGGAACAGGAACTTGCTAATGTCTTTGCGAATGTTCTAGAAAATGCGGGAGTCTTTAAGGATGATGCAGCTGGAAATGAAGGTTGGCAACGATTCGTTGATGCTTTAAAATAG
- a CDS encoding galactokinase: MDKQQFLAEYQDVFKEPGKDVFFSPGRINVIGEHTDYNGGHVFPCAISIGTYGVYGPREDTTVAIYSANSAKEEDSKIITFDINDTEPQNAKDEKWVNYFKGMLVYLKQRGFKIDHGFNLYIHGFLPYGSGLSSSASIEMLMGNILKDEFNLDIDEIELVKLGQKTENDFVGLNSGIMDQFAVGMGKENNAIYLDCNTLEYKYLPLELGDYEIIIMSTNKNHSLAGSEYNERVQECEEAVKRLNKKLDINKLGELDSDTFDQYTYLIDDDTLIRRARHAVSENERTKKAIDAMEKGDLEELGRLINASHVSLKYDYEVTGKELDTLAENAWDQPGCLGARMVGGGFAGSAIAIVKKSEAENFKKNVGKIYRNKIGYDASFYDAEVVDGPHKL; encoded by the coding sequence ATGGATAAGCAACAATTTTTAGCTGAATACCAAGACGTGTTTAAAGAACCGGGTAAGGATGTATTCTTTTCACCAGGCCGGATTAATGTAATCGGGGAACATACTGATTATAATGGCGGCCATGTTTTTCCGTGTGCGATCAGTATTGGAACCTATGGGGTATATGGTCCGCGTGAAGATACAACAGTAGCCATTTACTCAGCTAATTCGGCAAAAGAAGAAGATAGTAAGATTATTACTTTTGACATTAATGATACAGAACCGCAAAATGCTAAAGATGAAAAGTGGGTTAACTACTTTAAGGGGATGCTGGTTTATCTAAAGCAACGGGGCTTCAAGATTGATCACGGATTTAACTTATACATCCACGGTTTTCTTCCTTATGGTTCAGGCTTATCGTCATCAGCATCAATTGAAATGTTGATGGGAAATATCTTGAAGGATGAATTTAATCTTGATATTGATGAAATTGAATTAGTTAAACTTGGCCAAAAGACTGAAAATGATTTCGTTGGTCTTAATTCCGGAATCATGGACCAATTTGCTGTCGGAATGGGTAAAGAAAATAATGCAATTTATCTTGACTGCAACACGCTTGAATATAAGTATCTGCCACTTGAACTTGGTGATTATGAAATCATTATCATGAGTACTAATAAGAACCACTCCTTAGCTGGTTCCGAATACAACGAACGGGTCCAAGAATGTGAAGAAGCAGTTAAACGTCTTAACAAGAAGCTTGATATTAACAAACTTGGTGAATTAGACTCCGATACATTTGATCAATACACTTACTTAATTGATGATGACACACTGATTCGTCGTGCCCGTCATGCAGTTAGTGAAAATGAACGGACAAAGAAAGCCATTGATGCAATGGAAAAGGGCGATCTTGAAGAATTAGGCCGTCTGATCAATGCTTCTCATGTATCACTTAAATATGATTATGAAGTGACTGGTAAAGAGCTTGACACCTTAGCAGAAAACGCATGGGATCAACCAGGCTGCCTTGGTGCTCGAATGGTCGGCGGTGGATTTGCCGGCAGTGCGATTGCCATTGTTAAGAAGTCAGAAGCAGAAAACTTCAAAAAGAATGTTGGAAAGATCTACCGGAACAAGATTGGTTACGATGCCAGTTTCTATGATGCTGAAGTTGTTGATGGACCACATAAGCTTTAA
- a CDS encoding SGNH/GDSL hydrolase family protein: MKKYQPTDLIKFASRTGRWIVKKINNMPNLYTTNLGSYLRFKVSNAKKCQISVLPNQNSLSPSQVFAFRIDSGKWQRAQASLEKIDIPLDSTLHTIEIMAAGNTDIDEVWQGNEGFAIKNIYLDNGKIMAAPQRPVVNFIGDSITAGCWVVGNHPAADYRPETNYAGICADLLNVDSVRIAYSAGGVLRPATGGVPTADVFLGKIDDQTLWTPNHPDLNVINLGVNDRRFPLAQFIAAFDLFIQQVKLTFPHSPLAIMIPFSQTFASEIRKIAIKHECSIIETKTWHHSFTDGLHPDQAGAIAEGKMLAQALQPLSPQFSVQ, translated from the coding sequence ATGAAGAAATATCAACCAACCGATCTAATTAAATTTGCTTCACGTACTGGACGCTGGATCGTTAAAAAGATTAATAATATGCCCAACTTATACACCACTAACCTTGGCAGCTACCTTCGTTTTAAGGTTTCAAATGCTAAAAAATGTCAAATTTCTGTTTTGCCAAATCAAAATTCCCTATCTCCTAGCCAAGTGTTTGCTTTTCGAATTGATAGCGGAAAGTGGCAACGGGCACAAGCTAGCTTAGAAAAAATTGATATTCCACTTGATTCGACATTACATACCATAGAAATAATGGCAGCCGGTAATACCGATATTGACGAAGTGTGGCAAGGTAATGAAGGCTTTGCAATTAAAAATATTTATCTCGATAACGGCAAAATTATGGCAGCCCCGCAGCGTCCTGTGGTCAACTTTATCGGTGATTCAATCACAGCCGGTTGTTGGGTAGTTGGCAATCACCCTGCCGCTGACTACCGACCAGAAACTAACTATGCGGGAATCTGTGCAGACCTGCTTAACGTCGATAGTGTTCGAATAGCCTACTCTGCTGGAGGAGTGCTAAGACCTGCTACTGGCGGGGTACCAACTGCCGATGTCTTTTTAGGAAAAATTGATGATCAAACATTATGGACGCCTAATCATCCTGATCTCAACGTGATTAATTTAGGCGTTAATGACCGTCGTTTTCCCTTAGCCCAGTTTATTGCCGCTTTCGACCTTTTTATCCAACAAGTTAAGCTAACCTTTCCCCATTCTCCTTTAGCTATCATGATTCCTTTTAGTCAGACTTTTGCTTCTGAGATTCGAAAAATCGCCATTAAACATGAATGTTCGATAATTGAAACCAAAACTTGGCACCATAGTTTCACTGATGGACTCCATCCTGATCAAGCTGGCGCTATCGCGGAAGGAAAAATGCTTGCGCAAGCTTTACAACCTCTTTCACCTCAATTCAGTGTACAATAG
- a CDS encoding tyrosine-protein phosphatase, giving the protein MANQRLLPIKNGYNFRDLGGYPTADGHQIKWHRLIRTGSLARLDQTDLTVLDNIPISLDIDLRAPDEIKKDPDRVPSQAKYYHLPVFEADETDASHSDEEIAAQMQQPGNGYHHMIDVYHRMTTAASAKQAYQKLFNLLLNNEHGALLFHCTAGKDRTGMAAYLILSALGVEQKIIMEDYLLTNTVTQDFRNHWLQDMRNHGASEELVINRAALASVAPDYLNTAIKSITQNYGNVNQYLNNYLDITPTEIKDLRKLYLD; this is encoded by the coding sequence ATGGCTAACCAACGCTTACTTCCAATAAAGAATGGCTATAATTTTCGTGATCTTGGAGGTTATCCAACAGCAGACGGGCATCAAATCAAATGGCATCGGCTTATTCGTACAGGCTCACTTGCTCGTTTAGATCAAACTGATCTCACTGTTTTAGATAATATTCCTATTTCTCTAGATATCGACCTCCGCGCTCCCGATGAAATAAAGAAAGACCCCGATCGAGTGCCTTCCCAAGCAAAGTATTATCATTTGCCTGTTTTCGAAGCCGACGAAACAGACGCCTCGCATAGTGATGAAGAAATCGCCGCGCAGATGCAACAGCCAGGAAACGGTTATCACCATATGATTGATGTTTATCACCGAATGACCACGGCTGCTTCAGCCAAGCAAGCTTACCAGAAATTATTTAATCTCTTATTGAATAATGAACATGGTGCCTTGTTATTTCACTGTACTGCTGGCAAAGATCGGACAGGGATGGCTGCTTATCTTATCCTCAGTGCCCTCGGGGTTGAGCAAAAGATTATTATGGAAGATTACCTGCTAACGAATACTGTTACTCAGGATTTTCGTAATCACTGGCTGCAAGACATGCGTAATCACGGCGCTAGCGAGGAATTAGTGATAAACCGGGCAGCCCTTGCCTCAGTAGCTCCCGATTACCTAAATACAGCAATCAAAAGCATTACCCAAAATTACGGAAACGTTAATCAATATCTTAATAATTACCTTGATATTACGCCTACCGAAATAAAAGATTTACGAAAATTGTATTTAGATTAG